One part of the Quercus lobata isolate SW786 chromosome 7, ValleyOak3.0 Primary Assembly, whole genome shotgun sequence genome encodes these proteins:
- the LOC115952501 gene encoding short integuments 2, mitochondrial-like, whose product MYQKLLELVEFKLKEVISREHTLLIFMIGVSNIAKSVLINSIRQIASSCFPVQEKMKCATVIPLPGVTQDISGYKIAHQPSIYVLETPGVLVPSIPDIETELKLALAGDKLLQQGQTSWSLLKTLFWQLRVLDHG is encoded by the exons ATGTACCAAAAGCTTCTTGAGCTTGTGGAGTTCAAGCTGAAGGAAGTGATTTCGAGGGAACATACTCTACttattttcatgattggcgTTTCTAACATTGCCAAGTCggttttaattaattcaatccGTCAAATTGCATCGTCTTGCTTTCCTG TGCAGGAGAAGATGAAGTGTGCTACTGTCATCCCACTGCCTGGTGTTACTCAAGATATTTCTGGATACAAG ATTGCGCATCAGCCTAGCATTTATGTCCTAGAAACTCCGGGTGTATTGGTTCCAAGTATCCCTGACATAGAGACAGAACTGAAGCTGGCTCTTGCAG GTGACAAACTTCTACAGCAAGGGCAGACTTCTTGGTCACTACTGAAAACTCTCTTTTGGCAATTAAGAGTGCTAGATCATGGATAA
- the LOC115952496 gene encoding putative disease resistance protein RGA4, with protein MAEIGYGIAVKVLELLGSVIYEELSSAWGVRSDLTKLERTVKAIKAVLLDAEEKQASDHRLSIWLGELKDVLQDAENVLDEFQYRILQKEVMKRQGSTSKKVSNLFSSSNPLAVRFEMAHKIKNIRKRVDEIAAEKDKFNLAQGLVDRKLNMQEMRDMTHSFVDPRNVIGREDAKKNIIHLLTDLNENSSRNVDVIPIVGIGGLGKTAIAKLVYSDELVVGHFQLRMWVCATDDFNVTRLIKQILKSAIHKIDENFGVDGLQNSFRELLRDKKFIDNLAVDELQFRLRELLKGNKFLLVLDDVWNEDRNKWMELEDLLLGGCNGSKIIVTTRNNSIATTMGTSPTYRLDGLSQEDCLSLFVKLAFKEGEEKHYPNLLEIGKDIVKKCKGVPLAVRTLASLLYSKVDEREWKSVRDNEIWHLKQNEGDILPALRLSYNQLPFHLKQCFAYCSLFPKDYEFKSLLLVQFWMAHGLLQSPDNENQDLEDIGNLYIKELMSRSLFQDVDQDAVLLYTFKMHDLVHDLALSIAKGECLVVTKKSSVSAGVCHLSILENGQEVTKQLERLSKVQTIIFKTEQHMSILETCISRFKYLRVLDLENSSFEVLPNSIRSLKHLRYLDLSENRRIKQLPDSICKLHSLQTLLLGDCSNLERLPKGIRDIISLRFLVVTTKHICLSKKAVGCLDSLRFLMIGGCENLKCLFEGMEGRLTNLRTLVVGRCPSLTSLSLSIKHLTALETLVIVECKELSLMEMEGEDNQDLKLSLQNLKIEGLPKLEVLPQWLQGSANTLQVLRIEECENLKALPEWLPRLKSLHTLQIVECPKLSSLPEGMEALAALRQLQIEGCPDLSRKCREEDSHKIAHVPLIKLEGTRFTIEKKMASASTS; from the coding sequence ATGGCTGAAATTGGCTACGGCATCGCAGTGAAGGTCCTGGAGCTGCTCGGATCGGTTATTTACGAAGAGCTCAGTTCAGCATGGGGCGTCCGAAGTGATCTGACAAAGCTTGAGCGCACTGTCAAAGCCATCAAAGCCGTACTCTTGGATGCTGAGGAGAAGCAAGCCAGTGACCATAGGCTGAGCATTTGGCTAGGGGAGCTTAAAGACGTCCTTCAAGATGCTGAGAATGTGCTGGATGAATTTCAATACCGAATTCTGCAGAAGGAAGTTATGAAGAGACAGGGGAGCACTAGCAAAAAGGTGAGTAACTTATTTTCGAGTTCTAATCCACTTGCAGTCCGTTTTGAAATGgcacataaaatcaaaaatattAGGAAGAGGGTAGATGAAATTGCAGCTGAGAAAGATAAATTCAATCTTGCTCAAGGACTTGTAGATAGGAAGTTAAATATGCAGGAAATGAGGGACATGACCCACTCCTTTGTTGATCCTCGGAATGTCATCGGTAGGGAAgatgctaaaaaaaatataatacatctTTTGACGGACCTAAATGAAAATTCCAGCAGAAATGTGGATGTAATTCCTATCGTTGGGATTGGAGGTTTGGGGAAGACTGCAATTGCCAAGTTGGTGTATAGCGATGAACTGGTAGTTGGTCATTTTCAATTGAGAATGTGGGTGTGTGCGACTGATGATTTCAATGTTACAAGGTTGATAAAACAAATCCTTAAATCTGCAATTCATAAGATTGATGAGAATTTTGGTGTGGATGGGTTGCAAAATAGCTTTAGAGAACTTTTGAGAGATAAGAAATTTATAGATAATTTGGCTGTGGATGAGTTGCAATTTAGATTAAGAGAACTTTTAAAAGGTAACAAATTTCTACTTGTCTTGGATGACGTTTGGAATGAGGATCGTAATAAATGGATGGAATTGGAAGATTTGTTACTTGGTGGTTGCAATGGAAGTAAAATCATAGTGACAACACGAAATAACTCGATTGCTACTACTATGGGTACTTCTCCTACATACCGTTTAGATGGCCTCTCCCAGGAAGATTGTTTGTCTTTGTTTGTGAAATTGGCATTtaaggaaggagaagaaaaacaTTATCCAAACCTCTTAGAAATTGGAAAAGACATTGTTAAAAAATGTAAAGGGGTTCCATTGGCAGTGAGGACTTTAGCCAGCCTACTTTATTCAAAAGTTGATGAAAGGGAGTGGAAATCTGTGAGAGATAATGAGATATGGCATTTAAAACAGAATGAGGGCGACATCTTACCTGCATTGAGGTTGAGTTACAATCAATTGCCGTTTCACTTGAAGCAATGCTTTGCCTACTGCTCTCTTTTCCCAAAGGATTATGAATTCAAAAGTCTTCTTTTGGTTCAATTTTGGATGGCACATGGACTTCTTCAATCACCTGACAATGAAAATCAAGATTTGGAAGATATTGGTAACTTGTATATCAAGGAGTTAATGTCAAGATCTTTGTTTCAAGATGTAGATCAAGACGCTGTGTTACTTTATACCTTTAAAATGCACGATCTTGTCCATGATCTTGCACTCTCAATTGCCAAAGGTGAGTGTTTGGTAGTGACCAAGAAGTCCTCCGTTTCTGCAGGAGTTTGTCATTTGTCAATTTTAGAGAATGGGCAAGAAGTTACAAAACAATTAGAGAGGTTGAGCAAAGTTCAAactattattttcaaaacagagcAACACATGTCCATACTTGAAACATGCATCTCAAGATTTAAGTACTTGCGGGTGCTTGATCTGGAAAATTCATCCTTTGAGGTGTTGCCAAATTCTATCCGAAGTTTGAAACATTTGAGATATCTCGACCTATCAGAGAATCGCAGAATCAAGCAACTTCCAGATTCCATTTGCAAGCTGCACAGTTTGCAAACTTTACTGCTTGGTGATTGCAGCAATCTTGAACGGTTGCCCAAAGGTATAAGGGACATAATCAGCCTCAGGTTTTTGGTTGTTACAACAAAGCATATCTGCTTGTCGAAGAAGGCAGTGGGTTGCTTGGATTCTCTTCGATTTTTGATGATAGGTGGATGTGAGAATCTAAAATGTCTGTTTGAAGGGATGGAGGGGCGCCTCACCAATCTTCGAACATTGGTTGTTGGACGTTGTCCAAGTTTGACTTCTTTATCACTCAGTATCAAACACCTAACTGCCCTAGAGACCCTGGTGATTGTTGAATGTAAAGAGCTTAGTTTGATGGAGATGGAGGGAGAAGACAATCAAGATCTCAAGTTGAGCCTCCAGAATTTGAAGATTGAAGGTTTACCTAAGTTGGAGGTTTTGCCCCAATGGCTCCAAGGATCTGCAAACACTTTACAGGTGCTAAGGATTGAAGAATGTGAAAATTTGAAGGCTTTGCCGGAGTGGCTGCCACGTCTGAAATCACTTCACACACTTCAGATTGTCGAATGCCCTAAGTTGTCATCTCTCCCGGAGGGGATGGAAGCTCTCGCTGCACTAAGACAATTGCAGATTGAAGGTTGTCCTGATTTGAGTAGAAAATGCAGAGAAGAAGATTCGCACAAGATTGCTCATGTACCACTGATTAAACTCGAAGGGACCAGGTTCACAATAGAAAAGAAGATGGCGTCAGCGAGTACTtcctag